The Equus asinus isolate D_3611 breed Donkey chromosome 1, EquAss-T2T_v2, whole genome shotgun sequence genome segment TGTACATGTATACTACAGTTGCATAAATTAGAAAAGGATGGCAAATGGTTGGAGCCAGGTCTCTCTCTATGGGTAGGTAAGTTATAGATAAGCAAGGTGAGAAGGCTAGAATAAGGCATTTGACCTTGGATTAGAGTTGGAGGCATCGTATATCTAGGTGAATATATCTATCCAAGTGGCTAGATTAATATGTGGTATAACTAAATGATATaaagaaaagacttttctttttcagaaatgtttttgcTATTCTATTACTATTCTCcttccatatagattttagaatcagtttgtagATACCCACAAAAAAGTTGCTGAGACATTGATTGGAACTGTATCAAATCTACAGTTAAATTGTTAAAGCCCCAAGGTATAGGATTATGTATGTATCATTGTAAATGTTTTGCGGGACAGAGGGGCTCAGTAGGATTTCTATGATGTAGGAAGTCAATCCTTCATCTTTCCTCTGTCTCTAACACCTGTTCTCTATGACTCATTTCAAATGTAGGCATATTTGTCTTTCCTCTATGACATTAGGCTTGCTTCTCAGTCGTCTATCAGCATGCGTCAGTGGCTTTACTGATTTGTATAGTGAACATCTTACGTCTTTCTATTGTTAGGATACCATTGTACAAAACTGTCTAGTAGGCTTTACAACTCCTAAGAAGCCAGATGTGTATCTTTATCAGGTCATTCTAGCATATTAGGGTCCATTTTACCTACAGCCCCTACCCCTCCGATCCAAAGAGCCAATATTGTTTTTTGAACACTATGCCTGATGTCACCTCTCCCACTCAGATTCATGACCAGTGGTTAGCAACTGTTAGCTTCTTATTATCGACTCTGAATCAGAGGAACCAATCCAACCTTGGGGATTTTTTCATTCACATGCCATACAGATATGTTACTTTTACATCCAAATATTTGTGTATTTGggtgtaaatatattttacaccAAATAGTTACACCAAATATTTATACAATTTGCTATTAATAACTCAAGAAGCTAAAATAAAAGGagatagcagcattattcacagtcatagcagcattattcatagttgtcagaaagtggaaataacccaaaagtCTGTTGACAGATGAGtatgtaaacaaaatgtggtatatacatacaatggaatatactcagacttaaaaaacaatgaaatcctgacacaggctacaatatggataaatcttgaaaacattatgctaagtgaaatcaatCCAACACAataggacaaatattgtatgagtgtacttatatgaggtccctaaaGTAATCAaatttatagtgacagaaagtgaAATAGTGAGTAGCAGGGGGTTGAGGAAGGGGACAATGAGAATTATTAATTAATgggaacagagtttcagttggggatgATGAAATGTTCTAGAGATGGGTGGTGGTCATGGTTGTGCAACAATGCGAATGCACtttaaagccactgaattgtacacttaaaaatgggaaattttatagTATGCactttttaccacaataaaaaaggaaaaaaatcaaacaattctAAGTGATTTGTATAGTGAACCATAGCTTGTTGCCTTTTCCCTTCTGATCCACAGTATTCCTCTTTGGAGGCAACCATGTTCAACTATTTCTacagtatatatttataaacaatatCTTTATACAAGTATTTCTTGATTCatcaatttgtttttcctttagctaataattgtgttattttaaaattttgcttgaaTATTCACCCTATTGTTTTTCTCCTGATATTCCCCTACATATGTTACATGTTAGGTTATCCTAAACCTAACAATAAATTTCTTCCTTGTGCTTTTTGCTCTTTAGGTCTTCTTTTTTggtttgcttccaaattttgtgGTACAGGCTTTCCAGCACCCTTCTAAGAGAGAACTCATATGAGATAAGTTTTTTGAGACTTGAATGTTTTTATTCCAGCATCATGCTTCATTGTCACTTTGGCCGGATAAAGATGCCTGCACACTAGTTGCTGGGGATGCCTTGTCTGTGGATCCTCCCAACTGCCCCATGGGCACCGGTGCATCGCAGGCCTGGTGAAATACAGGATTGAGGGGGACATACAAGCTTGAGAATTGGGCCACAAGGGGGAGCAAGAAGGGTGGAGCAGGTGTATCCACAGAAGGTCTGAGAAAGCCTCTGACTCACTAGAATCACTAGCATTCTTCTCAGGAGTGTTTCTCTCCTGAAGTCAGTCAGCAAAATAACGTAATCCATTAATGCATAATGGGATATTAGccacaaaagagaaggaaatcttggcatttgtgataacatggacagcatggatgaaacttgaaggcaTTAAGCCAAGTGAagtaagttagacagagaaagacaaatattgtatgatctcccttatatgtggaatataaaaaagccaaattcataggaacagagagtagattggtggtttccaggggctggggaatgAGGGAAATttggagatgttggtcaaaggatatgaactcccagttataagacaaatatgTTCTGGAATCTAATGTACAGAATGGTGACTGTGGTTAACTGTAGTGTATTGTGTACctgaaagttgctaacagagtaCATCTGAAATGCTTTTGtcaaacacacaaaaagtaaTTATGTGAAGTGAGGGATGTGtcaactaaccttattgtggtaatcatttcacaatatacatgtGTATCCAATTATTCACATTTGCATAATTATGTGaagaaaagtctggaaggaaCCATGGGAAACTGATTACCGATGGGGCTATTAGGAGTAGAAGTGGGAGGAAGACCTTTctttgtatagcttttcatactgTTTTGGTGTCTATTTCATGAGAATGTAttaccaatgaaattctctattaccaatttaaaaataaaaaattaaatacgtTTTTCTATTGTGTTAGGGATGTACTCATTAACCTCCTACTTTTAATTGCCAGGAATGTTTGATTGTTTATGCAAATATCTCATTATAACAGGAGAGATATTTTTAGCAGATGAGTATATACTTAAGTTTAGATACTCTGGAAAGTTTCCGCTTAGCTGAATGTAGAAAACGGGAGAATAACAAGGAAGGAGAGATAGAGCTTCCTATTTTTCCTCTGAGTCCTTGGCTACTTTGCAATAATATACAGGGATTCTTTAGATATCGTGGGGACCTATCCTGCATTATCTTATATGCATGTTGGAAATCTCTTTTGTcaatctagtttttctttttagtcttttcactttttaagtgAAATCCGTCATACAGAAGTATTAATTTTGatgtcaattttaatttttttcctctgtgttttatatttctgagtcttgttttaaaagtcattttccaCTCAGAGGACATATGATAGTGTATTGTAATACAGTTATTTATGCTGACAATGTACATATAGCACATTGTTTTCAAAATAGGGAAAGGGGGGGAGAgtgtataagaaatattttaacagaTTTCAGTAATCTGATTGTTAACATACTATTACCATTGTTATTTTAGCACTGTTGTGTGTGTAATGTGAGCTAATACAAATGAATAAGTATAGGATAGTCTATCTTCCCCTGTGTCCTTGAGAACCAACATTTATGGTGTTGAAGGAAGGCAATATAGATACAATACAGAACTTAGGAAAACTCTCTGCAGTCCTGAATTTGATTTGGATGTTTTAGTAcgatctctctctatatatacatatacacatgtatgttTATATTCCAAAGGCATCCTTGAAGAATCCTAGTACAGTGACCAGCCCCATAGCAATGAGCATACCCCTTAGGCCCAAATCATTGTCCTAAAAGACCATTTAACAACAAGAGAAACAAATGCTTCTGGAGGAATGGCTGATaccaggtctggggcaggaaatTGACAGAATGAGCTTagaacattttgtcatatttagATACCAAGGATTACTAGGATAGTCTTAAAAGAATTTAAGGGCCAAACTGAAAAGATTTCCACTGACTAAATATGGGACACATTATGCTTCAAAAGTATAATTACCATCATTTGAAACTCATCAAATATATTTAGATCCATGGGCTCATAATGATACTTAAAAGTTAGTCACCTTCAAAAGATGGTAAGGAAactattcattattttgaaatcctATAAATGGAAAGAATCAAGTATTTACCTTGGATAAATGTATACTagcttaaaatatcaaaatattctaGATAATTAATGAAAACTGGTAGAATTAGAACATCATGATAGAAACCTTAAATGAAGTGGTAGGTCTATACATCATGCATCAACTGTTgctaacaacacaaaaaagggaaaactagATCTTATGTGTCTTTTTGATGAAAGAATACAACAATCCTTCATTTTATCAAAGCTATCACACCTTAGTCTGATCAAGCCTCTGAATTCAGCTGTCAATTTAcaggaaaatatgtgaaaataaagatatatttaacTCACTACGAGGCTCCAATTGCCAAAACCCGGACTATGGGAAACTGCAACCAAAACACCTGGTGGGTTGAACAGATAGAttgtaaggaaaagaaagggatgTTGAAAGAATCTGTAGATTAAGAAGGACttaaaagattgataaaattctgaaaatgggCAACACTAACTAAGCTATAGTGTGTAGTGATGCACATTTGGATGATAACTGCAAAGATAGCAGTTACTTTAGGGGAAGTGAGGATTGTAATTGTAACGGGGCAATGAAGGGAGTTCATGGTTTCTATATGCATTCTTTTTCTTGACTGGGTGGTACTTACAAGGTTTTTCACCTCATAATACATTATGATATACATTTGCTTTGTGTATTGTTTCTGTATCtgcattttatattaaaatcaaaTGGTTAGAGGGACTTCTAGTTTCCAGTTTGATTTGTAAGGAGCTTGAATAAGGAATATCTGCAAACCCTAAGgccaacatcatatttaatgatgagaaactagatgctttcccctaagatcagaaacaagtcAGGATGCCCCTCTCACTGCTCCTATTGGACTGGAAGTCTTAGCtgatgcaataagacaagaaaaggaaacaaaagatatacagattgagaaggaagacataaaagtgttttgttcacagatgacgtgattgtctatgtagaaaagcACAAGGAACTGGcaaattcctagaagtaaaaagcaattatagcaagattacaggatataaggttaatatacaaaagtcagttgctttcctgtaTACCAGCagtgaaaaattggaatttgaaattaaaagaataacactgtttacattagcaccaaaaaaatttaagtataaacctaacaaaattGGTGAAAGAtacatatgaggaaaactacaagactctgatgaaagaaataaaaggagatataaataaatggagaaatatcccATGTTCATCAATAGGAAAACTTagtattattaagatgtcagttcttcccagctTCATCtgtggattcaatgcaatctcaatcaaaatccccataatttattttgtggatattgacaaactgatgcTAGCTTTTATATGGAGTGGTGAAAGATGCAGAATAGTCAACACAAtcctgaagaagaagaaagtcaaaGTACTGACACCACTCGACTTCAAGACTCATTATAAAGCTGTGGTTATCAATACAGTGTGTTATTGGTGAAATAGTAGAGAAATATATTGGTGGAACAGATTAGAAAGCTAAGAAACAGACCCACGCATAtcatcaactgatttttgacaaggaacaaaggcaattcaatggagaaaggatagtcttttttttttttaaaggatagtcTTTTAGGAAAATGGCGCCGTAACAACTGGAGATCcacatgcaaacaaacaaaaatatctgggCACAGACCTTACTTATACTTTTTGTAAAAGTAGACTCAAattggatcatagacctaaatgtaaaatgcaaaactacaaaacttcagaatataacataaaagaaaattagatgACCTTAGgtttcatgaatattttttaaatacaacatcaaaagcatgattcttgaaagaaaaaaatagaaaagttggactacattaaaattaaaaacttctgctcagggAAAGTAATGATTCTGACATCAAttttaatgtgtgtgtatatgcttTTTAACACCCCAGACAATTAACTCAGTTATCCATTGACACTGACAAGATGTCCCTCAAATTTAACTGAATTCTGACACTTCTACCTGGAGGTGatgtcagattccacaggttaagggctcaatcCCACAGAACTGCCTTCAGTTCAGATACCAGttcaagtccaggttgttacctgtgttTCTGACCGACCGGCTATAGAttagaggttcccatgaccccctccttgggttcagttaatttgctagagcagttcACAGTACTTAGAAAAGGATTTTACTTACTATATtaccagtttattttaaaaggatataattcaggGACAGCCAGATAGAAGAGGTGTGTAGGACAATGTATGTGGGAAAGGGTGTGGAGATTCCATGTTCTCTGAGAATATCACTCTCTCTGAATATCtacatgttcaccaacctggaaggtTTCCAAACTCCCTCCATttgagtttttatggaggcttcattacataagaatgattgattaaatcattggctacTGGTGATTGATTCAATCTCCAGTCCCTTTTCGTCTCCCCAGAAATCAGGGATGtcactgaaagttccaaccctctaatcatggttgattcctctggcaaccagcacCCCCATCTTTAGGGGATTTccaagtcacctcattaacataaactcaatTGTGTTTGAAAACTCCTGGCCCATATCTCCCCAGCACTGAGACAATCATTCTTggggtttcttttccttttttttgggggggggcggtTTCTTAACTAcagattatttttatctattttagtGTTTTATGATAGTGTCGTATGGTATGCATTCTTTGGTGTCTgaccttttcattcattttattgtatCTGAGATTCACCCATTTTGTGTATATCagcagtttgttccttttctttgctgAGTACTATTTCCTCATATGAATATACTATTCTCTTGTTGATGGATACTTATTTTCTGTCATTATTAGCTATAATAAATAAAGACACTATGAACATTACAGTGGAACTATTCATGAAGGTAGAATTGCTGGAAATGGTGTAGATGTATGTTTAAGTttgtaaaaaatgaacaaaaatttttccaaaggagttttattttacatttcttcctcctcctccattttctACTCTGCCAATGTGTAGTTGATAATACTGGAAAGTATGTAGAGAAACTGTACCATGCCTTGAATAAGGGAAGATAGTTCTATAAAAAGAGTTCTAAGAGAAAGAGTCTACCCTCCTCTGATTTCCTCGTTTCCAGCAACCTTTCTTCAGATTTCTCCGACAGTCATCACATGACCCAACACAGCTGCTCAGAGCTAACAGGCAGATGCTAGGACAGCAGCATCCTGGGCAGCTGTCAGCACAGTTCCCACAGGGCTGGATCTTTGGGATGTGTTCTTACTTCACAGTGTGATTACTGACTCCTGATATGTTAGTGTCATTGGAGGATCTGCACAAGGTTAATACTCAAATAGAAACATCCTGCCCAGAGGCTCTGGGGATAGGCCGAGTATGATCTCACATCAAGAGGTTATAAATTGATGCAACTCTTTTGAGAGTGATTTGGTAACAGTTAATAATTTAATACAATTAAAAAGATATACTTGTATTTATAGACATGTGAGGATATTTATTGTAGTAGcatttatagaaatgaaaaagaaaaaaatgaaatattcatcAGCATACTCATTAGGTAAATGATCAGTATAttcataaagtaaatatttattaagcaatcACTTAAATATGATTGATATATAATTGCTAATACGGAAAGGTTTAACATATACACACAAGCATgcatatacacaaatataaaatatatattttgtacatattAAGAAGAAGGTAGCAGGAAAGTATAtctattaaaatatcatttacttAAAAAGAATATATGGAGATATTCATGTATGTACACAGAAAACTTTTGTATGGATACACTAGAAATTTATAATAACATTTAACTCTAGGAGACAGATCAGGAGAATTAAGCAGATGGGGAAAGgcatatttacattttaccttatatccttccatttgttttttaaatcatgacCTATGCTAATTTTGTAAAACGTGTCAGTTGttcttcaaaaagtaaaaataaatatttcaaatatgatgTTTCTATTTTACTCGGTATCTCAGCCATTCTCAATTTCAAGTAGTATTTTTTTTGCTCAATCCTGAATATTGTTTCTTCAACTATTACCTCTTAATTCAAACAACTCCAGAAAGTGCTCTGGTAGCATTTGAAGACCTAGAAGAGAAACGTATGGCTGAACAGCCATTGTTGGAAAGCAGGCATGTTGAAGGACTGGAATGGGCTGTGGTATTAACACACCACAAGGTTGGAGTAGGTGGCAgagctctctgtttctctcttaccGGGTTTCTATAACTATGGCCAGAGGGTATGTGGTAGAGCGAGTGCAGAGATCATCTGGGAAAGATGGGCTTCCTGAAACCttggagatgaagagaaaattttgGCATAAGTCTATTTAGTGGCCTCCAGGTTTTCCATATGTGTCTTGGGGCCATTAGTGGGGTCATCAGCTTGAGAGTAGCTTAGGCTCTATAGGGTTAAGTGGAATCAAGGAGAAGCACAGAGCAGATGAGGGGGTTGACTATTCACAGCTTGGATTGTTGTGATAAGTAAGAGCCTGGGAGGAAGGCAGCCTGGGTGGTGGGAAACTCCTGACTAGGAGCTTTCAAGTTTGCCCATTGCACAAAACTTTCCCATGTTCTAGAACTTGATTAGCCTCAGGAGGGAAGAGTGAAAGTTTCTTCAGCCTTTCCTTGTCTACATCCCTAGTGTGTCTCTGAACCTGTGCAAATTGTTCCTCAGTGTATAACTATCCTAGGGGACagacaagggagagagagaaggaagcagagagattgagagagagggagacatctgGATTTCCCTCAGTACTgttatttctggacttttccctaggatcctgtgtgtggacagTGTTCTTCACTATGAGTGGATACAGCAGGAGCTGCTGCTATCTCCCAGGCATGGTTCTGTACTATCCAGGCAGAAGGTGGCCTGGATTGATGCCTGAATAGCAATAGAACTTTCCGGTGCAGAACCCTTCTCTGGAGGTAAGTGTCTTCCAGATCTTGGTGAAGGAGAGAGTAGGAGAGCATCGTCGTAGGAGGGACTGGGCATGGTTCCCTTCTACAACAAGGATCCCTAGAGCCTAAAGAATGGACTAAGGGAGCTGCAGAGAAGATGAGCTTACATCATATCATCCCTTCATAGAAAAGAGCAGTTTAGGGATGCCCAGTGCTAGCAATAGGCACACTCTGCCATTACCTAAGACTCTGctctctcatttctcttcatctcttcctTATATCTGCTTTCCATTTTGTAGGAGATTTCCAGGAAGCGAGACTGCAGGGTGACTGGGCTTTAGAGAAGAGTGAATGGAGGGAAAAGTAGTCAGGTTGGATGCTCTTTGTTTATtcatagatttgttttttaatattaattgacatcttcatttgaaaatttttataacaggggccggccctgtagctgactggttaagtgcacacactctgctttgacggcccagggtttcaccagttcagatcccgggcacggacatggcaccaatcaccaggccatgctgaggtggcgccccacacAAGTAGAAtctacaactaagtactggggtgctttggggagaaggatttaaaaaaaagataggcaacagttgttagctcaggtgccaatctttaaaaaaaaaagtatcctactctttaaaaaaaatatgtatttatagtgTACATACCTTGTCAGACTCTTTTCCTGTCACAGGTGGTGATACAAGAAAGATAAAGAACTTGCCTTCAAGGTACTTGATTCTAATGTGTGATTTTTATGAGAAATTAATAAACAAGTAAAGTATAATATGATTTGAGATATTGATGAGAGCcaataggaagaaaaatataaccATGAAGAGGTTAGAGAGTGAAATTGTGCATGTATTGTTTCAGAGATGGTGAATGGGACAGGGCCAAATAAGAGGAGAGATTTTAGCAAAGACCTGCGTGTGATGAGGGAAGAGGCCAGACAACCTAGGGAACTCAGTCTCATCTATTTTGGTGTCTGCTAACATTTGTGCTTACCCTAGGACTCTGGAGAAAATAGAAGGTCATAGGCAAGCAGATATGCTCTTTGGAATTTTCCAATTTGCTCTATGGGACTGAGATCACGGCAGTTTGGTTAGATGGTCAGACTGCCCATTTGGAGGTCTTATCTCCCTGCTATAACTAGAGATTTGAGACCCCGGGTAGTATAGAGGATTTTGCCTCCATATTGAAGCTGTTTTCTTGACTCCTGTCTCCAGGGCAGAGATCATGCAGTACAGATGGCAGTTTCTTCTGGACCTTGCCTCCCTGCTGCCATCTGATGACAAAAGGAATCACAACATCAGAGCTAGAAGTCACCAACAGGGATCTGGTGAAGGTCTTCCTGCTTGGAGGAGACACATTCACTGAAATGAGAGGTGGAAGATggcttttatgataaaaataaggAGGAAGAAGTGAATAACCCATTCCAGGAAGCCAGCTCCCCAGAAGTCAAAGAAAGACTCAATACTTTGTCTCACATAGTTCTTATCTTATCACAATGTCCTGGTAAGACCCCACTTCCTAGGAACACCaccaaaatgataaatataactgaggcaaaaactttaaaatgaacataataCAAATGGAGCCTAtgtttagaagaaaaaagaaaagaagtaaccATGTCTGAATGGGGGTGGCTCGGAGTACTTTCTTATAACTGTTGAAACATAGCAGAATTTTACAGGACACGGACATAATGGGCACAGAAGACAGTTTACTGCATTCAGGAAATAGGGGGTGGTGGTATAAATGAGCATATTGTGGTCAGGGAAGTAGACAGGGTGGCAGGATGTCCTGTGAATTGAGAGACAAAGGGACATGCTGGTGTGGGTGGGTTTTCATGTGTAGGGTGTGTTATTGGTGACTATTGCTCATCTTCTTAGACATATACATTTATCTTGATATATTGTACATAACCTTCATAAAGCATTTAATACCCACCTTGTATAGAAAATAGTAGCATTATGTTGTGGAGTCTAGGAACAGGATATATTTTCTCGTATTGGAAATGTCTTCAATCTTTTTGAGATCAGAAACATGTCATCTCTCCTTTGCTCTCTAGATTTCACAAGGAACAAGAGCTCAGAACTAAATGTTGGGGAATCAGTCTAGTGCCACTGAATTTTATCTCCTTGGCTTCCCTGGCTCCGAAGAACTACGTCACATTTTGTTTGCTATATTCTTTTTCCTCTACTCAGTGACATTAATGGGAAATACAGTCATCATTGTGATTGTCTGTGTTGATAAACGTCTGAAGTcccccatgtatttcttccttggCCACCTCTCTGCCTTGGAGATCCTGGTGACATCCATTATCGTCCCCGTGATGCTCTGGGGGTTGCTGCTCCCTGAGATGCAGACAATATCTCTGACTGCATGTGTCACCCAGCTCTTCCTGTATCTTTCTGTGGGGACCACGGAGTTTGTATTACTGGGAGCGATGGCTGTGGACCTTTATGTGGCAGTCTGCAACCCTCTGAGGTACAACATCATTATGAACAGCCGCACCTGCAACTTTGTGGTAATTGTGTCGTGGGTGTTTGGGTTCCTTTTTCAAATTTGGCCAGTTTATGCCACATTTCATCTTTCCTTCTGCAAATCAAATGTGGTGAACAGTTTTTCCTGTGACCGAGGGCAATTGCTCAAACTATCCTGCAATAACACTCTTTTCATGGAGTTTATCCTCTTCTAAATGgctgtttttgttccttttggttCTTTGATCCCTACATTTATCTCCTACACCTACGTCATCTCCACCATCCTCAAGatcccctcagcctctggccGGAGGAAAGCCTTCTCTACATGTGCCTCCCACTGCACTTGTGT includes the following:
- the LOC139039692 gene encoding LOW QUALITY PROTEIN: olfactory receptor 9A4-like (The sequence of the model RefSeq protein was modified relative to this genomic sequence to represent the inferred CDS: substituted 1 base at 1 genomic stop codon) produces the protein MLGNQSSATEFYLLGFPGSEELRHILFAIFFFLYSVTLMGNTVIIVIVCVDKRLKSPMYFFLGHLSALEILVTSIIVPVMLWGLLLPEMQTISLTACVTQLFLYLSVGTTEFVLLGAMAVDLYVAVCNPLRYNIIMNSRTCNFVVIVSWVFGFLFQIWPVYATFHLSFCKSNVVNSFSCDRGQLLKLSCNNTLFMEFILFXMAVFVPFGSLIPTFISYTYVISTILKIPSASGRRKAFSTCASHCTCVVIGYGSCLFLYVKPKQTQAAEYNRAVSLLLSVVTPFLNPFIFTLRNDKVIEALRDGGKRCCQLFRS